Sequence from the Amycolatopsis sp. NBC_00345 genome:
GAGAATGGATTTATCAGCCCAGCCCCAGCAGCGGAATTCCGTGCGGCGATGGCCGAGGTGTGCACCCCGATCTCCGTCGTGACAACCGTCGAAGACGGACGGCCGTACGGCACAACGGTAAGCGCGTTCCTCTCCCTGTCGATGACGCCGCCCATGGTCCTGGTTTCACTCGGCAAGCAATCGCACCTGCTTGAGGTAATGCGACGAACCAGCGCATTCGGACTGAATGTGCTGGCAACCGGTCAGTCGGAGTTCGCGCTGCATTTCGGGACGAAGGCTCCCGACAAGTTCAGCGGTATCGACTGGTCATACGAGTGCGGGTCCGCGCGACTGCCCGGGGTCGCGGTGTGGGTCGCAGGCACTGTGGACACGTTCGTCGAGGGCGGCGACCACGTGCTGATGCTCGGCAACGTGGCCGCCGCGGACACCACGGAGCTTGCGCCGCTGACGTATCACGCCCACGCCTTCGGCACTCACCACCGCTTCGCCGAGGCATCCTGATGACGGGCCGATCGCCGGCCGCACGAGTGCGGCACGCCGCCTCCGCGCTCGCTGCCGGGGAGTTGGTGGTGGTCGCCGACGGCGCCGATCGGGAAAACGAGGTCGACCTGGTGGGCGCCGCCGAGCTGATGACACCGGAAAAGATGGCCTTCTTGGTGAGCCAAACGAGTGGGATCGTCTGCGCGCCGATGAGCGGCGAGCGCTGTGCCGAACTGCGACTGCCGCAGATGGTGGAGCGTAATACCGACGCGCACGGCACTGCGTTCACGGTGAGCGTCGACCACGTCGATTCCGGTACCGGCGTGTCGGCGGCGGCGCGGACGCGTACGGTGCGCGCGCTCGCGGATCACGACACTCTGGCGGAACAACTGCACCGGCCAGGGCATGTCTTTCCGCTCCGGGCCCGCGACGGCGGCGTGCTCGCCCGGGCCGGGCATACCGAGGCGGCGGTCGATCTGCTCGCGATCGCCGGCCTGTGCCAGGTCGGGGTGATCTCGGAGCTGGTGGCGGCGGGCGGGGAGATGTTGCGTGGCGATCAGGCGGCGGGGTTCGCCGACGAACACGGGCTGCCCCTGGTCGCCGTCGCCGATGTCGTGCGCTATCGCACGCACATCGAGAAGCTCCTGAAGGACGTCGCATCGGCAACGATGCCGACCGTGTTCGGCGCGTCCCGGGCGATTGCCGGCCGTGACGCCCTGGATGGCACCGAGCACCTGGCCTGGCCTGGCCTGGACGACATCGCCGCACCGAGCGTGGTGTCCCGCTCCGCCGAGCTGATCGCCGATGAGGGCACCGGCCTCATCGTCTACCTACGCGGATACGAAGGCCGGGCGTCGGACTGGCCAACAAGATCCACGCGTACGCGCTACAGGATCAGGGACTGAACACCGTCGACGCCAATACCGCGCTCGGTCTGCCGGCGGACGCACGCCGTCACGACACCGGCGCCGAGATCCTCGTCGGTCTCGAGGTGTCCCGGCTGCGGATGATCACCAACAACCCAGCCAAGATCGCCGGCTGGCCGGCTACGGCCTCGACCTCGTCGGCCAAGTCCCGCTGCCGAGCGCGGCGACCCGGCTACCTGCGCACCAAACGCGACCGAATGGGCCACGACCTCGCGATCGGAAAAGGGATCAGTCCGCTGGGAACGCGATGGTGGGCAAAGATCGGCCAAACGCTGGTGGCCGGTAGCCAGTGCGGCCGTGGGCGAGCTGTTCGGTGCGGGCCTGCCCCAACACGACCGTAGGCAAGCTGTTCGGTGCGGGGGGCGTCCCATGCCCAGTCTACCGGCCCACCCCGGCAAATCCCGTGGTCAAGCCGCAGCGGGCCCGAGTTGTCCACAACTCGGGAGGTCTGTGGGTAACCGAGTGCGGGAGCGCTCAGTCCGGCCATTCCGCGTGCCGCTTCTCCAGGAACGCGGCCATTCCCTCGCGCGCGCCGGGCAGCTGGGACGCCGAGGCCATCACCTCGACGGCCAGCGCGTAGGCGTCCGCCTCGGGCCGGTCCAGCTGGGCGTACAGGGTCTGCTTTCCCATGGCCTTGCTGGCGCGGCTGCCACGGGTGGCGCGGGCCAGCAGCTCGG
This genomic interval carries:
- a CDS encoding flavin reductase family protein, with amino-acid sequence MNHENGFISPAPAAEFRAAMAEVCTPISVVTTVEDGRPYGTTVSAFLSLSMTPPMVLVSLGKQSHLLEVMRRTSAFGLNVLATGQSEFALHFGTKAPDKFSGIDWSYECGSARLPGVAVWVAGTVDTFVEGGDHVLMLGNVAAADTTELAPLTYHAHAFGTHHRFAEAS
- the ribB gene encoding 3,4-dihydroxy-2-butanone-4-phosphate synthase yields the protein MVADGADRENEVDLVGAAELMTPEKMAFLVSQTSGIVCAPMSGERCAELRLPQMVERNTDAHGTAFTVSVDHVDSGTGVSAAARTRTVRALADHDTLAEQLHRPGHVFPLRARDGGVLARAGHTEAAVDLLAIAGLCQVGVISELVAAGGEMLRGDQAAGFADEHGLPLVAVADVVRYRTHIEKLLKDVASATMPTVFGASRAIAGRDALDGTEHLAWPGLDDIAAPSVVSRSAELIADEGTGLIVYLRGYEGRASDWPTRSTRTRYRIRD